The Nocardioides marmorisolisilvae genomic interval CCGCAACTGGGCGATCGGGATGCTGCTGCTGGAGACGCTGCGGGGGATGGGCCTGTCGTGGCCGGCGCCCGACTACGACGTCGCCGCGCAGCGTGCCCGGTTGCAGGACCGTGCACTGTGATCCCGGTGGTCACCGCGACCCGGTACGTCGCACCGCTGCGTGAGGGCGGCTCGCTGCCCGGGATCGTCGAGGCCGACGACCTGGGCACCTACGTGTGCAAGTTCCGCGGAGCCGGTCAGGGGCTGAAGGTTCTGGTGGCCGAAGTGGTCGTCGGGGAGCTCGCTCGCGCGTTGGGTCTGCGGACCCCGCGGTTGGTGGGCCTGCAGCTCGAGCAGGCGATCGCGCGCTACGAGGCCGACGAGGAGGTCCAGGACCTGCTCAACGCCAGCCTGGGGCTCAACCTGGGCGTCGACTTCCTGCCCGGCTCGTTCGGCTTCGACCCCACCCTCGAGGTGGATCCGGACGTCGCGGCCAGGATCCTGTGGCTGGACGCGTTCGTGGCCAACGTGGACCGCTCCTGGCGCAACCCCAACCTGTTGTGGTGGCACGGCAACCCGTGGCTGATCGACCACGGAGCGTCGCTGTACTTCCACCACGCCTGGTCCGGCGGCGTCGGTGACCCCGCCCGCTTCGCGGCCCAGCCATGGCAGCTCGACGACCACGTGCTCGCTCGGCACGTCGACCACGTGGCGAGCGTGGATGCCGAGAT includes:
- a CDS encoding HipA family kinase is translated as MIPVVTATRYVAPLREGGSLPGIVEADDLGTYVCKFRGAGQGLKVLVAEVVVGELARALGLRTPRLVGLQLEQAIARYEADEEVQDLLNASLGLNLGVDFLPGSFGFDPTLEVDPDVAARILWLDAFVANVDRSWRNPNLLWWHGNPWLIDHGASLYFHHAWSGGVGDPARFAAQPWQLDDHVLARHVDHVASVDAEMADAVTDRLLAEVLAMVPDEWLEPVPGAPTPEALRSAYRSFLRARVDGGRAWLPRRGAA